Proteins from a single region of Primulina tabacum isolate GXHZ01 chromosome 5, ASM2559414v2, whole genome shotgun sequence:
- the LOC142547533 gene encoding uncharacterized protein LOC142547533, with product MRRIDVIFLIRRGILGKSFSNPTFSYLCATFHSAKSLEEKEKPISPEPRFDLSCIRELDDAVCLFHEMVRMRPKPSVFAFNKLLSVVVKMKHYYAAILMFDQIRHLRVINDYTLSIAINCYCMLNRVDLGFSILGRFFKLGHEPNIVTFSILIKGLFLADKAYDAVEVFKKLLREKLCEPDEFTFLAVIDGLCKAEHVLMARELLGVLGKGSCKPNIYSYNTLIDSLCKDEMVDDALQLLCQMIEKGIYPNVLTYNSVIQGLCNFGRWKEVRDFLNKMQGHGIYRDLVTYNILIDAFCKNGMVIEAADLLKIMKQRNISPDIFTYNALIDGYCLQGEMDRALKLFDSLANMGLKPSIVSYTSMMNGYFRKGKVDEACNLFHEISCKGLKPTTITYNTMLQGLFRAGRVDAGWKLFNEMEARKVFCDIITFSILLDSLCRTKKFTEAFSYLQVMEEKGFSPDIVTYSILIDGLCKDGKHDIARNLFSELPSKGLKPNVTTYNIIIGSLCKEGLTKEAKNFLIDMEKGGCMADSVTFNIFVQGLLKRKEFYEVIPLLEEMVRRCFSADATTMSLLLHEFRKCQDNVPLDLIKRLVPK from the coding sequence ATGAGGCGAATTGATGTTATTTTTCTGATTCGTAGAGGAATTTTAGGTAAATCTTTCTCCAACCCGACTTTTTCATATTTATGTGCAACATTTCACAGTGCGAAATCActggaagaaaaagaaaaacccATTTCGCCCGAACCCAGATTTGATTTAAGCTGTATACGTGAGCTGGACGATGCTGTGTGCTTGTTCCATGAGATGGTGAGAATGAGACCGAAACCTTCTGTTTTTGCATTCAACAAGCTATTGAGTGTGGTGGTGAAAATGAAACATTATTATGCTGCCATCCTGATGTTTGATCAAATTCGCCACTTGAGGGTTATTAATGATTACACCTTGAGTATTGCTATTAATTGCTATTGCATGCTGAATCGGGTAGATCTTGGGTTCTCAATCTTGGGTAGATTCTTCAAGCTTGGTCATGAACCAAACATAGTCACCTTTAGCATTCTCATCAAAGGGCTCTTTTTAGCAGATAAGGCCTATGATGCAGTTGAAGTTTTTAAAAAGTTATTGAGAGAGAAACTATGTGAGCCGGATGAATTCACATTTCTAGCTGTGATAGACGGGCTGTGCAAAGCTGAGCACGTTCTCATGGCCCGTGAGTTGCTTGGTGTGTTGGGAAAGGGAAGCTGCAAACCCAATATTTATTCGTATAACACATTAATAGACAGCCTATGTAAAGATGAAATGGTAGACGATGCTCTCCAATTGTTATGCCAGATGATTGAGAAAGGCATTTACCCAAATGTCCTTACTTATAATTCTGTGATTCAGGGATTGTGTAATTTTGGTCGATGGAAAGAAGTAAGAgactttttaaataaaatgcagGGTCATGGAATTTATCGAGATTTGGTTACTTATAATATATTGATCGATGCATTTTGTAAGAATGGAATGGTTATTGAGGCTGCTGATTTGTTGAAAATCATGAAGCAAAGAAATATTTCTCCTGATATTTTCACGTACAATGCCCTGATAGATGGATATTGTTTGCAAGGAGAAATGGATAGAGCACTAAAATTGTTTGATTCCTTAGCAAATATGGGCCTTAAACCCAGTATTGTTAGTTACACTAGTATGATGAATGGATACTTTAGGAAAGGAAAAGTTGACGAAGCTTGTAATCTTTTTCATGAAatttcctgtaaagggttgaaGCCCACGACAATTACCTACAATACCATGTTACAAGGATTATTTCGGGCAGGTAGAGTTGATGCTGGCTGGAAGCTTTTCAACGAGATGGAAGCCCGGAAAGTGTTTTGTGATATTATCACTTTTAGTATTTTGTTGGATAGCTTGTGTAGGACTAAAAAATTTACTGAAGCATTTTCATATTTACAAGTTATGGAAGAGAAAGGTTTCAGTCCTGACATCGTAACCTATTCCATTCTAATAGATGGATTGTGCAAAGATGGGAAACACGATATCGCTAGAAATCTTTTTAGTGAACTTCCTTCTAAAGGTTTGAAGCCTAATGTTACAACTTACAACATCATTATCGgttctctttgtaaagaagggCTCACAAAGGAGGCAAAAAATTTCTTGATAGATATGGAAAAAGGTGGTTGTATGGCCGATAGTGTAACGTTCAACATTTTTGTCCAAGGTttgttgaaaagaaaagaattttATGAGGTAATACCACTCTTGGAAGAAATGGTCAGAAGGTGTTTCTCAGCTGATGCAACAACTATGTCGTTGCTACTTCATGAGTTCAGGAAATGTCAAGATAATGTTCCATTGGATCTGATCAAGAGACTTGTGCCAAAATAA
- the LOC142547532 gene encoding fructokinase-2 translates to MAPVSSSNLIVSFGEMLIDFVPTVSGVSLAEAPGFLKAPGGAPANVAIAVSRLGGKAAFVGKLGDDEFGHMLAGILKENGVSADGVNFDKGARTALAFVTLRADGEREFMFYRNPSADMLLTPDELNLDLIRSAKVFHYGSISLIVEPCRSAHLKAMKVAKEAGALLSYDPNLRLPLWPSAEEARKQILSIWETADVIKVSDVELEFLTGSNKIDDESAMTLWHKNLKLLLVTLGEKGCRYYTKGFRGLVDAYQVKAVDTTGAGDSFVGALLCKIVQDHAIIHDEPRLKEALKYACACGAITTTQKGAIPALPTPSQVLTLVNGTK, encoded by the exons ATGGCTCCAGTAAGCAGCAGCAATCTGATCGTGAGTTTCGGGGAGATGTTGATCGATTTCGTCCCGACGGTCTCCGGCGTGTCCCTGGCGGAGGCGCCCGGGTTCTTGAAGGCCCCAGGCGGCGCACCGGCGAACGTCGCCATAGCCGTGTCGAGGCTAGGCGGAAAGGCGGCTTTCGTCGGGAAACTCGGGGACGACGAGTTCGGGCACATGCTCGCAGGGATACTGAAGGAGAACGGCGTCTCCGCCGACGGCGTCAATTTCGACAAGGGGGCGAGGACGGCCTTGGCCTTCGTGACTCTACGCGCCGACGGAGAGCGTGAGTTCATGTTCTACAGGAACCCCAGCGCCGACATGCTGCTCACTCCCGACGAGCTCAACTTGGATCTCATCAGATCT GCTAAAGTGTTCCATTATGGATCCATAAGCTTGATTGTGGAGCCATGCAGATCAGCACATTTGAAGGCAATGAAGGTTGCTAAGGAGGCAGGGGCGCTGCTCTCCTACGATCCAAACCTCCGTCTGCCCCTCTGGCCATCGGCCGAGGAGGCTCGTAAACAGATATTGAGCATCTGGGAGACGGCTGATGTGATCAAG GTAAGCGATGTCGAGCTCGAGTTCCTCACCGGGAGCAACAAGATCGATGACGAATCCGCCATGACTCTCTGGCATAAAAATTTGAAGCTTCTTTTGGTCACACTTGGAGAGAAGGGTTGTAGGTACTACACTAAG GGGTTTCGAGGATTAGTGGATGCCTATCAAGTGAAGGCAGTGGACACAACTGGGGCAGGAGATTCATTTGTGGGAGCCCTCCTTTGCAAAATTGTTCAAGACCATGCTATTATCCAC GATGAACCGAGATTGAAGGAAGCGTTGAAATATGCATGTGCATGTGGAGCTATTACCACTACTCAAAAGGGTGCAATCCCCGCTCTTCCTACACCCTCTCAAGTCCTCACTCTCGTCAATGGAACTAAGTAG